The Meleagris gallopavo isolate NT-WF06-2002-E0010 breed Aviagen turkey brand Nicholas breeding stock unplaced genomic scaffold, Turkey_5.1 ChrUn_random_7180001863529, whole genome shotgun sequence genome includes the window CGGTGCCGGTCCGCTCCCGGTTCGGGTGGAGCCGCTCCGTCGAGGCTGATCCGGGCCGGGTGATCCAGAGAGCCGGGCTGGGCTGTCGGGGCTGAGCGGTGCCGGTTCCGTCCATTGGAGCTGCGCTGTCGGTTCTGGGTGAGCTCAGCTGATCCCGTCTGATCCGATCCGAGCTGAGCTGAACTGATTCGATCCGATCCAATCCGAGCTGAACTGATCCAATCCGATCCAATCTGAGCTGAACTGATCCAATCCGATCCGATCCAATCTGAGCTGATCCCATCGGAACTGGGCTGATCTGATTCCATCTGACCCGATCCCATCTGAGCTGACCCGATCCGACCCGATCCGACCCGATCCGATCCCATCTGATCCGATCCCAACTGATCCCAGCCGAGCTGAGCTGCACCAAACTCATCTGAGCGGATCCCAGCTGAGCTGACCCGGTCCAGTTGGATCCAATCcgggctgagcagagcagagcggATCCCATCCGACCCGATTTGGGTGATCCCATCCCATCTGAGCTGACCCGATCCAACCCGATCCAATCTGAGCTGAGCTGATCCTGTCTGACCCAATCCGACCCGGTCCGATCCGAGTGGATCCAGTCCCATCTGAGCCGACCTGATCCGACCCGGTCCGAGTGGAGCTGATCCGATCCAATCTGAGCTGATCTGATCTCATCTGATCCAACCCGGTCCGACCCGCGTGGATCCGATCCCATCTGAGCTGACCCAGTCCGACCCGGTCCGATTCCAGCGGAGCCGATCCCATCTGATCCGACCCGATCCGACCTGACCCAATTGGAGCCGATCCCATCTGATCCGACCCGGTCCGATTCCAGCGGAGCCGATCCCATCTGATCCGACCCGGTCCGACCTGACCCAATTGGAGCCGATCCCATCTGATCCGATCCGACCTGACCCAATTGGAGCCGATCCCATCTGATCCGATCCGATCCAACCTGACCCAATTGGAGCCGATCCCATCTGATCCGACCCGGTCCGATTCCAGCGGAGCCGATCCCATCTGACCCAGTCTGACCCGATCCGATCTGAGCTGATCCCACCTGAGCTGAGCCGGTCCGATCGGATCCAAGCGGAACTGATCCCATCTGTTCTGATCCGACCCGATCTGAACTGATCCCATCCGGCCCGACCCGACCCGACCCGACCCGACCCGGGTCCCACCTGAGCTGAGCGGAGCCGATCCCNNNNNNNNNNNNNNNNNNNNNNNNNNNNNNNNNNNNNNNNNNNNNNNNNNNNNNNNNNNNNNNNNNNNNNNNNNNNNNNNNNNNNNNNNNNNNNNNNNNNNNNNNNNNNNNNNNNNNNNNNNNNNNNNNNNNNNNNNNNNNNNNNNNNNNNNNNNNNNNNNNNNNNNNNNNNNNNNNNNNNNNNNNNNNNNNNNNNNNNNNNNNNNNNNNNNNNNNNNNNNNNNNNNNNNNNNNNNNNNNNNNNNNNNNNNNNNNNNNNNNNNNNNNNNNNNNNNNNNNNNNNNNNNNNNNNNNNNNNNNNNNNNNNNNNNNNNNNNNNNNNNNNNNNNNNNNNNNNNNNNNNNNNNNNNNNNNNNNNNNNNNNNNNNNNNNNNNNNNNNNNNNNNNNNNNNNNNNNNNNNNNNNNNNNNNNNNNNNNNNNNNNNNNNNNNNNNNNNNNNNNNNNNNNNNNNNNNNNNNNNNNNNNNNNNNNNNNNNNNNNNNNNNNNNNNNNNNNNNNNNNNNNNNNNNNNNNNNNNNNNNNNNNNNNNNNNNNNNNNNNNNNNNNNNNNNNNNNNNNNNNNNNNNNNNNNNNNNNNNNNNNNNNNNNNNNNNNNNNNNNNNNNNNNNNNNNNNNNNNNNNNNNNNNNNNNNNNNNNNNNNNNNNNNNNNNNNNNNNNNNNNNNNNNNNNNNNNNNNNNNNNNNNNNNNNNNNNNNNNNNNNNNNNNNNNNNNNNNNNNNNNNNNNNNNNNNNNNNNNNNNNNNNNNNNNNNNNNNNNNNNNNNNNNNNNNNNNNNNNNNNNNNNNNNNNNNNNNNNNNNNNNNNNNNNNNNNNNNNNNNNNNNNNNNNNNNNNNNNNNNNNNNNNNNNNNNNNNNNNNNNNNNNNNNNNNNNNNNNNNNNNNNNNNNNNNNNNNNNNNNNNNNNNNNNNNNNNNNNNNNNNNNNNNNNNNNNNNNNNNNNNNNNNNNNNNNNNNNNNNNNNNNNNNNNNNNNNNNNNNNNNNNNNNNNNNNNNNNNNNNNNNNNNNNNNNNNNNNNNNNNNNNNNNNNNNNNNNNNNNNNNNNNNNNNNNNNNNNNNNNNNNNNNNNNNNNNNNNNNNNNNNNNNNNNNNNNNNNNNNNNNNNNNNNNNNNNNNNNNNNNNNNNNNNNNNNNNNNNNNNNNNNNNNNNNNNNNNNNNNNNNNNNNNNNNNNNNNNNNNNNNNNNNNNNNNNNNNNNNNNNNNNNNNNNNNNNNNNNNNNNNNNNNNNNNNNNNNNNNNNNNNNNNNNNNNNNNNNNNNNNNNNNNNNNNNNNNNNNNNNNNNNNNNNNNNNNNNNNNNNNNNNNNNNNNNNNNNNNNNNNNNNNNNNNNNNNNNNNNNNNNNNNNNNNNNNNNNNNNNNNNNNNNNNNNNNNNNNNNNNNNNNNNNNNNNNNNNNNNNNNNNNNNNNNNNNNNNNNNNNNNNNNNNNNNNNNNNNNNNNNNNNNNNNNNNNNNNNNNNNNNNNNNNNNNNNNNNNNNNNNNNNNNNNNNNNNNNNNNNNNNNNNNNNNNNNNNNNNNNNNNNNNNNNNNNNNNNNNNNNNNNNNNNNNNNNNNNNNNNNNNNNNNNNNNNNNNNNNNNNNNNNNNNNNNNNNNNNNNNNNNNNNNNNNNNNNNNNNNNNNNNNNNNNNNNNNNNNNNNNNNNNNNNNNNNNNNNNNNNNNNNNNNNNNNNNNNNNNNNNNNNNNNNNNNNNNNNNNNNNNNNNNNNNNNNNNNNNNNNNNNNNNNNNNNNNNNNNNNNNNNNNNNNNNNNNNNNNNNNNNNNNNNNNNNNNNNNNNNNNNNNNNNNNNNNNNNNNNNNNNNNNNNNNNNNNNNNNNNNNNNNNNNNNNNNNNNNNNNNNNNNNNNNNNNNNNNNNNNNNNNNNNNNNNNNNNNNNNNNNNNNNNNNNNNNNNNNNNNNNNNNNNNNNNNNNNNNNNNNNNNNNNNNNNNNNNNNNNNNNNNNNNNNNNNNNNNNNNNNNNNNNNNNNNNNNNNNNNNNNNNNNNNNNNNNNNNNNNNNNNNNNNNNNNNNNNNNNNTAGCAAAGATGGGGCTCAGACCCACAGATCccagctgccccatagcaaaaATGGGGCTCAGACCCACAGATCccagctgcccc containing:
- the LOC116217652 gene encoding uncharacterized protein LOC116217652, which encodes MGSVQIGSDQNRWDQFRLDPIGPAQLRWDQLRSDRVRLGQMGSAPLESDRVGSDGIGSNWVRLDRIGSDGIGSNWVRSDRVGSDGIGSAGIGPGRTGSAQMGSDPRGSDRVGSDEIRSAQIGSDQLHSDRVGSGRLRWDWIHSDRTGSDWVRQDQLSSDWIGLDRVSSDGMGSPKSGRMGSALLCSARIGSNWTGSAQLGSAQMSLVQLSSAGISWDRIRWDRIGSDRVGSGQLRWDRVRWNQISPVPMGSAQIGSDRIGSVQLRLDRIGSVQLGLDRIESVQLSSDRIRRDQLSSPRTDSAAPMDGTGTAQPRQPSPALWITRPGSASTERLHPNRERTGTAPDPQHPAPPGTAPPGSARF